From one Marinifilum sp. JC120 genomic stretch:
- a CDS encoding PAS domain S-box protein encodes MKGRDELIIELRSVIGRLEAVLSSIDEAILWTDDQGNTKWCNDSFARLIGLKRIFIMGKPVTELFPLYQREQKLPPEAHPLSVALRNQSSQQGNYTFGPENIPFVVKVQYLQSLEGPPTTIIIARDSSQEKELAEFRIQGAALSAAADAIVILDNLGRVHWINKAFTSMTGYNFDEVYGKTLKILKSGKQPPAFYKKLWSTILAGKSWTGELINRRKNGETYYEEQSITPVLDGRGKVSNFIAIKSDITEKKMAQKSLEDREAKLSALFNGVIDAIVTADSSGKILSVNPATEKIFGYDPGELDGKNVRILVPPELRPNHDSFIRRYLKTGIPKVIGIGREIEAVRKDGSRLPIDLSINEIRTPDAVMFTAVVRDISERKEQERQLRMLNEQLEQLVDERTADLTRKTEELTVEVAERKKAEMEMRQNRELLRSLLDGISAAFLIIDLEKRIIAETNTIAEIMFGLARGQMVGRNCDRIFASQGKYQEEICPKSYETESTRETVIIGNDSHTLPVTRHVLPITIGSRPHLAVILFDISERKNLERKLEMARKLESIGRLASGIAHEINTPIQYVGNSVHFQKEAFADFLKIHEMDSRILYECRKAGLFPDLLNERDRMAEDEDLGFIVNEIPESCDRAQEGVSRVAGIVQAMKDFSHPGQQKKQPADINNLITTTAAVSRNEWKYFAKIEMQLGEIPLVKCFQGNINQVLLNMIVNAAHAIKDKYEGSGQTGKIIISTYLEGDEVLISISDDGAGIPESVKDKIFEPFFTTKRVGEGSGQGLAIVHDIIISKHGGTIDLESFQGEGTTFTIRLPLS; translated from the coding sequence ATGAAAGGAAGGGATGAACTGATTATAGAACTCCGTTCTGTAATCGGGCGGCTTGAAGCAGTGCTCAGCTCAATTGATGAGGCAATTCTTTGGACCGACGATCAAGGTAATACCAAATGGTGTAATGATAGCTTTGCACGGTTGATCGGCTTAAAACGCATATTTATTATGGGTAAACCGGTCACAGAATTGTTTCCACTCTACCAACGGGAGCAGAAACTTCCTCCAGAAGCCCATCCTCTTTCTGTTGCTTTGCGCAATCAAAGCTCACAACAGGGAAATTACACATTCGGACCCGAGAACATCCCTTTTGTTGTTAAGGTTCAATATCTCCAATCGCTGGAGGGTCCACCTACAACTATCATCATCGCCCGTGACTCGTCACAGGAAAAAGAACTGGCTGAGTTTCGAATTCAAGGTGCCGCCCTTTCTGCTGCTGCCGATGCCATTGTCATTCTGGACAATTTAGGGCGGGTGCACTGGATTAACAAAGCCTTCACCTCCATGACCGGATATAATTTCGACGAAGTATACGGGAAAACCCTGAAAATTCTCAAATCAGGAAAACAACCACCTGCGTTCTATAAAAAATTATGGTCTACAATCCTTGCCGGGAAATCATGGACCGGAGAACTTATAAATCGGCGTAAAAACGGGGAAACATACTACGAAGAGCAGAGCATAACCCCGGTTCTTGATGGGCGGGGCAAGGTCAGCAACTTTATTGCTATCAAAAGTGACATCACCGAAAAAAAAATGGCTCAGAAATCTCTTGAAGATCGTGAGGCCAAGCTTTCCGCACTTTTTAACGGAGTAATTGATGCCATTGTTACGGCTGATTCAAGTGGAAAAATATTATCGGTAAACCCGGCTACAGAAAAAATCTTCGGCTACGACCCCGGTGAATTAGATGGAAAGAATGTACGAATCCTTGTTCCCCCGGAGCTACGACCCAATCATGATAGTTTTATCAGGCGTTATCTAAAAACAGGCATCCCAAAAGTAATTGGAATCGGAAGGGAAATAGAGGCGGTACGTAAGGATGGATCACGTCTTCCCATCGACCTTTCAATCAATGAAATCCGTACCCCGGATGCCGTCATGTTCACCGCTGTTGTGCGTGATATTTCTGAACGTAAAGAACAGGAAAGACAGCTTCGGATGCTCAACGAACAGTTAGAGCAATTGGTTGATGAACGCACCGCTGACCTGACCCGCAAAACCGAAGAACTTACCGTGGAGGTGGCTGAGCGCAAAAAAGCCGAAATGGAAATGCGCCAGAACCGGGAATTGTTACGTTCTTTACTGGATGGAATTTCCGCTGCCTTTCTCATTATCGACCTCGAAAAAAGGATTATTGCCGAAACAAATACAATAGCGGAAATCATGTTCGGTTTGGCAAGGGGGCAAATGGTAGGCCGCAATTGCGATAGAATTTTTGCCAGTCAAGGTAAGTATCAGGAAGAAATCTGCCCCAAATCGTATGAAACAGAATCAACCAGAGAAACCGTGATAATCGGTAATGACAGTCACACGTTGCCCGTTACCCGCCATGTGTTGCCTATCACCATAGGTTCCCGTCCACATCTGGCGGTAATTTTGTTTGATATTTCAGAACGTAAAAACCTTGAACGCAAGTTGGAAATGGCCCGCAAGCTTGAGTCTATTGGCAGACTGGCATCCGGCATCGCTCACGAGATCAACACTCCCATTCAGTACGTGGGTAACTCGGTCCATTTTCAAAAGGAAGCATTTGCCGATTTCCTAAAAATCCACGAAATGGATAGTCGCATTCTTTATGAGTGCCGCAAGGCCGGGCTTTTTCCGGATTTGCTGAATGAACGGGACCGTATGGCGGAAGATGAAGACCTTGGATTTATTGTCAATGAAATTCCGGAATCATGCGACCGAGCTCAAGAAGGAGTCAGCCGTGTTGCCGGAATCGTGCAGGCAATGAAAGATTTTTCACATCCCGGACAACAGAAAAAACAACCCGCGGACATTAATAATCTGATCACCACCACGGCTGCGGTTTCGCGCAATGAATGGAAGTATTTTGCGAAAATAGAAATGCAGCTTGGAGAAATTCCGTTGGTAAAATGCTTTCAAGGCAATATAAATCAGGTCCTACTGAATATGATCGTCAACGCCGCACATGCCATCAAAGACAAATATGAAGGCTCAGGTCAAACCGGGAAAATAATTATTTCAACATATTTGGAAGGTGATGAGGTTTTAATCAGCATAAGCGATGACGGGGCCGGTATTCCCGAATCGGTCAAAGATAAAATATTCGAGCCATTTTTTACTACCAAAAGGGTAGGAGAAGGCAGCGGGCAAGGGCTTGCTATTGTCCACGACATTATAATTAGCAAGCATGGCGGAACCATAGACCTTGAGTCCTTTCAAGGAGAAGGTACAACTTTCACAATCCGGCTGCCTCTCAGTTAA